The Physeter macrocephalus isolate SW-GA chromosome 13, ASM283717v5, whole genome shotgun sequence genome window below encodes:
- the SLITRK1 gene encoding SLIT and NTRK-like protein 1, translated as MLLWILLLETSLCFAAGNVTGDVCKEKICSCNEIEGDLHVDCEKKGFTSLQRFTAPTSQFYHLFLHGNSLTRLFPNEFANFYNAVSLHMENNGLHEIVPGAFLGLQLVKRLHINNNKIKSFRKQTFLGLDDLEYLQADFNLLRDIDPGAFQDLNKLEVLILNDNLISTLPANVFQYVPITHLDLRGNRLKTLPYEEVLEQIPGIAEILLEDNPWDCTCDLLSLKEWLENIPKNALIGRVVCEAPTRLQGKDLNETTEQDLCPLKNRVDSSLPAPPAQEETFAPGPLPTPFKTNGQEDHATPGSAPNGGTKIPGNWQIKIRPTAAIATGSARNKPPANGLPCPGGCSCDHIPGSGLKMNCNNRNVSSLADLKPKLSNVQELFLRDNKIHSIRKSHFVDYKDLILLDLGNNNIATVENNTFKNLLDLRWLYMDSNYLDTLSREKFAGLQNLEYLNVEYNAIQLILPGTFNAMPKLRILILNNNLLRSLPVDVFAGVSLSKLSLHNNYFMYLPVAGVLDQLTAIIQIDLHGNPWECSCTIVPFKQWAERLGSEVLMSDLKCETPVNFFRKDFMLLSNDEICPQLYARISPTLTSHSKNSTGLAETGTHSNSYLDTSRVSISVLVPGLLLVFVTSAFTVVGMLVFILRNRKRSKRRDANSSASEINSLQTVCDSSYWHSGPYNADGAHRVYDCGSHSLSD; from the coding sequence ATGCTGCTTTGGATTCTGTTGCTGGAGACGTCTCTTTGTTTTGCCGCTGGAAACGTTACAGGGGACGTTTGCAAAGAGAAGATCTGTTCCTGCAATGAGATAGAAGGGGACCTACACGTAGACTGTGAAAAAAAGGGCTTTACAAGTCTTCAGCGTTTCACCGCCCCGACTTCCCAGTTTTACCATCTATTTCTGCATGGCAATTCCCTCACTCGACTTTTCCCTAATGAGTTCGCTAACTTTTATAATGCGGTTAGTTTGCACATGGAAAATAATGGCTTGCATGAAATCGTTCCTGGGGCTTTTCTGGGGCTGCAGCTGGTGAAAAGGCTGCACATCAATAACAACAAGATCAAATCTTTTCGAAAGCAGACTTTCCTGGGGCTGGACGATCTGGAATACCTCCAGGCTGATTTTAATTTATTACGGGATATAGACCCGGGGGCCTTCCAGGACTTGAACAAGCTGGAGGTACTCATTTTAAACGACAATCTCATCAGCACCCTACCTGCCAATGTGTTCCAATATGTGCCCATCACTCACCTCGACCTCCGGGGAAACAGGCTGAAAACGCTGCCCTACGAGGAGGTCTTGGAGCAAATCCCTGGCATTGCCGAGATCCTGCTAGAGGATAACCCATGGGACTGCACTTGTGATCTGCTCTCCCTGAAAGAATGGCTCGAAAACATTCCCAAAAATGCCCTGATCGGCCGAGTAGTCTGCGAAGCCCCCACCAGACTGCAGGGCAAAGACCTCAATGAAACCACTGAACAGGACTTGTGTCCTTTGAAAAACAGAGTGGATTCTAGTCTCCCGGCTCCTCCTGCCCAAGAAGAGACCTTCGCTCCTGGCCCCCTGCCGACTCCTTTCAAGACAAATGGGCAAGAAGATCATGCCACCCCAGGGTCGGCTCCAAACGGAGGTACAAAGATCCCAGGCAACTGGCAGATCAAAATCAGACCCACGGCAGCGATAGCTACCGGCAGCGCCAGAAACAAACCCCCAGCCAACGGCTTGCCCTGCCCTGGGGGCTGCAGCTGCGACCACATCCCAGGGTCGGGTTTAAAGATGAACTGCAACAACCGGAACGTGAGCAGCTTGGCTGATTTGAAGCCCAAGCTTTCCAACGTGCAGGAGCTTTTCCTGCGAGATAACAAGATCCACAGCATCCGAAAATCGCACTTTGTGGATTACAAGGATCTCATTCTGTTGGACCTGGGCAACAATAACATAGCCACCGTAGAGAACAACACTTTTAAGAATCTTCTGGACCTCAGGTGGTTGTATATGGATAGTAACTACCTTGACACGCTGTCCCGGGAGAAATTCGCCGGGCTGCAAAACCTTGAGTACCTGAACGTGGAGTACAACGCCATCCAGCTCATCCTTCCCGGCACCTTCAATGCCATGCCCAAACTGAGGATCCTCATTCTGAACAACAACTTGCTGAGGTCCCTACCCGTGGACGTGTTTGCTGGGGTCTCGCTCTCTAAACTCAGCCTGCACAACAATTACTTCATGTACCTTCCGGTGGCAGGGGTGCTGGACCAGTTAACGGCCATCATCCAGATAGACCTGCACGGAAACCCCTGGGAGTGCTCCTGCACCATCGTGCCTTTCAAGCAGTGGGCAGAACGCCTGGGTTCCGAAGTGCTGATGAGCGACCTCAAGTGCGAGACGCCAGTGAACTTCTTTAGGAAGGATTTCATGCTCCTCTCCAATGACGAGATCTGCCCCCAGCTGTACGCGAGGATCTCGCCCACGTTAACTTCGCACAGTAAAAACAGCACTGGGTTGGCGGAGACCGGGACACACTCCAACTCCTACTTAGACACCAGCAGGGTGTCCATCTCCGTGTTGGTCCCGGGACTGCTGCTGGTGTTTGTCACCTCCGCCTTCACTGTGGTGGGCATGCTCGTGTTTATCCTGAGGAATCGAAAGCGGTCTAAGAGAAGGGACGCCAACTCCTCGGCGTCCGAAATTAATTCCCTGCAGACAGTCTGTGACTCTTCCTACTGGCACAGTGGGCCTTACAACGCAGATGGGGCCCACAGAGTGTATGACTGTGGCTCCCACTCGCTCTCAGACTAA